From the genome of Longimicrobium sp.:
ATTAACGTGCAAGGGAGTAGCGGGGCCATCCTTTCTCCAGGAGTTCAGCCAGTGCTACACACGCGTTCCGTTGCCGAGGTCGCCCGCAACTTCACGGAATACGTGGACCGCGTGGAGGGCCGCGGCGAGTCTTTCGTTTTGATGCGCGGCGGCCGAGCAGTCGCCGAACTGGGCCCGGTGCGCTCGGCCATGCGGCTCGGTGATCTGCCCGATCTACTCGCTTCGCTCCCACGCCTTA
Proteins encoded in this window:
- a CDS encoding type II toxin-antitoxin system Phd/YefM family antitoxin; its protein translation is MLHTRSVAEVARNFTEYVDRVEGRGESFVLMRGGRAVAELGPVRSAMRLGDLPDLLASLPRL